From a single Streptomyces rubradiris genomic region:
- a CDS encoding TetR/AcrR family transcriptional regulator, with protein sequence MRQVRAEETRNALLLAAAQTFDRDGYEGTTLATISDRAAVSKGALSFHFSSKSALADAVQYVSCERSRTELKALDDPGVPALRALGAMVRGLADRLATDPLTRAGLRLARERGPSSGAAMDCRLAWRAVLRQTVLRAREEGSLLPGADVESVVELALALALHQEAVPANRDREAWLTDVWELLLPALASPAFSDPLTPTSS encoded by the coding sequence ATGAGGCAAGTGAGGGCCGAAGAGACCCGCAACGCCCTGCTGCTGGCCGCGGCCCAGACCTTCGACCGCGACGGCTACGAGGGCACCACGCTGGCGACGATCAGCGACCGAGCGGCGGTGAGCAAGGGCGCGCTCTCGTTCCACTTCAGCAGCAAGTCGGCGCTCGCGGACGCCGTGCAGTACGTGTCGTGCGAGCGCTCCCGCACCGAGCTGAAGGCCCTGGACGACCCCGGGGTCCCGGCCCTGCGGGCGCTGGGCGCCATGGTGCGCGGACTGGCCGACCGGCTCGCGACCGACCCGCTGACCCGGGCCGGCCTCAGGCTGGCCCGGGAGCGAGGACCGTCCTCGGGAGCGGCCATGGACTGCCGGCTCGCCTGGCGCGCGGTGCTCCGGCAGACGGTGCTGCGCGCGCGGGAGGAAGGGAGCCTGCTGCCCGGCGCCGACGTGGAGTCCGTCGTGGAGCTGGCGCTGGCCCTCGCGCTCCATCAGGAGGCGGTTCCCGCGAACCGCGACCGGGAGGCCTGGCTGACCGACGTCTGGGAACTGCTGCTCCCCGCGCTGGCCTCGCCGGCCTTCTCCGACCCGCTCACGCCGACATCTTCTTGA
- a CDS encoding ScbR family autoregulator-binding transcription factor has product MAQQLRAIRTRGAILNAAAEVFAQHGYHGASIAQILDKAQVTRGALYFHFASKEQLVQGIFAEQVTEQGYPPRTYKLQELVDEAMALACRLPQEIMLRAGAKLAMEPQLQELTEGGPWEAWALRFASMAFAAKEHGEVYPHVVPEELGRFLVSSWVGAQIVSEVTSGWQDLEERISSIFAYTLPSVAMPAIFAQLDFGPDRGTRVLAEMRAADAAALVAEPAS; this is encoded by the coding sequence ATGGCACAGCAGTTGCGCGCGATCCGAACCCGTGGCGCGATCCTGAACGCGGCGGCGGAGGTCTTCGCGCAGCACGGCTACCACGGTGCCAGCATCGCGCAGATTCTCGACAAGGCCCAGGTCACACGAGGGGCCCTGTACTTCCACTTCGCTTCCAAGGAGCAGTTGGTCCAGGGCATCTTCGCCGAGCAGGTGACGGAACAGGGGTATCCGCCGCGCACCTACAAGCTCCAGGAACTCGTCGACGAGGCCATGGCACTGGCCTGTCGGCTGCCGCAGGAGATCATGCTGCGGGCCGGCGCCAAGCTGGCGATGGAGCCGCAGCTCCAGGAACTGACCGAGGGCGGCCCCTGGGAGGCGTGGGCGCTGCGGTTCGCCTCCATGGCGTTCGCGGCCAAGGAGCACGGTGAGGTCTATCCGCACGTGGTGCCCGAGGAACTGGGCCGCTTCCTGGTCAGCTCCTGGGTCGGCGCCCAGATAGTGTCGGAGGTGACGTCCGGGTGGCAGGACCTGGAAGAGCGCATCTCCTCCATCTTCGCCTACACGCTGCCCAGCGTCGCGATGCCCGCGATCTTCGCGCAGCTCGACTTCGGACCGGACCGCGGGACCCGGGTGCTCGCCGAGATGCGGGCGGCGGACGCCGCGGCGCTGGTGGCGGAACCGGCGAGCTGA
- a CDS encoding glucose 1-dehydrogenase, producing MTPEGGLLAGKVLLVTGASSGIGAAAARVGARNGASLVLMARRLHRLEELAAELRDKGTEVACAGGDVTSAEDVERAVRLAVDRYGRLDAAFNNAGTTTEPALLHETDDADYDAVLDVNVRGVWLCMKHEIRAMLANGTGGAIVNNSSIAGVRATSQGAPYVAAKHAVLGLTKSAAAQYAGHGIRVNALATGLTRSEMSEGVFARDPAAEERMRRRNPQGRVADPEEVAQVAVWLCSDQASFVTGATMAVDGGAGAW from the coding sequence GTGACACCGGAAGGCGGACTGCTCGCCGGCAAGGTCCTGTTGGTCACCGGGGCGAGCAGCGGCATCGGCGCGGCGGCGGCCCGGGTGGGCGCGCGCAACGGCGCCTCGCTGGTACTGATGGCCCGCCGGCTGCACCGACTGGAGGAGCTGGCGGCCGAGTTGCGGGACAAGGGCACCGAAGTGGCCTGCGCCGGCGGCGATGTGACCAGCGCCGAGGACGTGGAACGAGCGGTACGGCTCGCCGTCGACCGGTACGGCAGGCTCGACGCGGCGTTCAACAACGCCGGTACGACGACCGAACCGGCGCTGCTGCACGAGACGGACGACGCCGACTACGACGCGGTGCTCGACGTGAACGTCCGTGGCGTCTGGCTCTGCATGAAACACGAGATCAGGGCCATGCTCGCGAACGGGACGGGCGGCGCGATCGTCAACAACAGCAGCATCGCAGGGGTCCGCGCGACCTCGCAGGGGGCGCCCTACGTGGCCGCCAAGCATGCCGTGCTCGGCCTGACCAAGTCGGCCGCGGCCCAGTACGCGGGGCACGGCATCCGGGTGAACGCGCTGGCCACCGGACTGACCCGGTCGGAGATGTCCGAGGGCGTCTTCGCTCGTGACCCGGCGGCCGAGGAACGCATGCGCCGCCGCAATCCGCAGGGGAGAGTGGCCGATCCGGAGGAGGTGGCCCAGGTCGCGGTGTGGCTCTGCAGCGACCAGGCCAGCTTCGTCACCGGTGCCACCATGGCGGTGGACGGCGGCGCCGGAGCCTGGTGA
- a CDS encoding HAD family hydrolase, which yields MTEQLEKLRMVALNIDGVLLNDTFSPVIHHFVTSRGGTYSADLERRIFSQPQAVAGKILAEVCGMRTSPMETIAVYFEDRARYLADHPVRVLDGAAELLRRIRALGLRTVCYGGLDASHFDRYLGHLTDLFDEPRYVCTNDIRPGLYEIAVDFAGLACDEVLFVDDVARVAEAARELGAPFIGHPSDFEHGYQRQLMAESGARHVVGSLDEIDDALLRTIDAEARAGTLWAGAPGKAVA from the coding sequence ATGACCGAGCAGCTCGAAAAGCTCCGCATGGTCGCGCTCAACATCGACGGAGTCCTGCTGAACGACACGTTCAGCCCCGTCATCCACCACTTCGTCACGAGCCGGGGCGGCACCTACTCCGCCGACCTGGAGCGCCGGATCTTCTCCCAGCCGCAGGCGGTCGCGGGCAAGATCCTCGCGGAGGTGTGCGGCATGCGGACCTCCCCGATGGAGACGATCGCGGTCTACTTCGAGGACCGGGCGCGCTACCTCGCGGACCACCCGGTCCGCGTCCTCGACGGCGCGGCGGAACTGCTGCGCAGAATACGCGCCCTGGGGCTGCGGACCGTCTGCTACGGCGGACTCGACGCCTCCCACTTCGACCGCTACCTGGGCCACCTGACCGACCTGTTCGACGAACCCCGGTACGTGTGCACCAACGACATCCGTCCCGGCCTGTACGAGATCGCCGTCGACTTCGCCGGACTCGCCTGCGACGAGGTGCTGTTCGTGGACGACGTGGCCCGCGTCGCCGAGGCGGCCCGCGAGCTGGGCGCCCCGTTCATCGGGCACCCCAGCGACTTCGAGCACGGCTACCAGCGGCAGCTCATGGCGGAGAGCGGCGCGCGCCACGTCGTCGGCTCCCTCGACGAGATCGACGACGCGCTGCTGCGCACGATCGACGCGGAGGCGCGGGCCGGCACCCTCTGGGCCGGCGCGCCCGGAAAGGCGGTGGCGTGA
- a CDS encoding ScbA/BarX family gamma-butyrolactone biosynthesis protein codes for MTTFAPIDSMITDFQAALPTTPVGLTTLTTTVPKEYVHRSVVTEVFLTGWRQTDADTCTVTAQWPRAHTFYGPAEGFHDPLLFSETLRQTVPLLSHAVFGAPMDHKQIWRDLHVALDPAALRAGLTPADVELSIRCSDVERRAGVLRGMRMEVTATREGQRLGTASTSFSSHSRALYQRLRGAYADAEQAMAAAVELPPSLQPGLVGRDRPHDVVLSPRAADGRWQLRVNTLHPIIFDHPNDHAPGMLLLEAARQAAQHHLGPEPVLATGLDAAFHRYAELDAPAWVAAETAADGRVRVTVEQHDALAFECAVTTHPATA; via the coding sequence ATGACCACGTTTGCGCCCATCGACAGTATGATCACGGATTTCCAGGCCGCCCTGCCCACCACACCCGTCGGACTGACCACATTGACGACAACCGTCCCCAAGGAGTACGTCCACCGCTCGGTGGTCACCGAAGTCTTCCTCACCGGCTGGCGCCAGACGGACGCGGACACCTGCACGGTCACGGCCCAGTGGCCGCGCGCCCACACCTTCTACGGACCCGCCGAGGGCTTCCACGACCCGCTGCTGTTCAGCGAGACACTGCGGCAGACGGTGCCGCTGCTGTCCCACGCGGTCTTCGGCGCGCCCATGGACCACAAGCAGATATGGCGTGACCTCCACGTCGCCCTGGACCCGGCGGCGCTGCGCGCCGGGCTCACCCCGGCCGACGTGGAACTGAGCATCCGCTGCTCGGACGTCGAGCGGCGGGCCGGTGTACTGCGCGGGATGCGGATGGAGGTGACCGCCACCCGCGAGGGGCAGCGCCTCGGCACGGCGTCGACCTCGTTCAGTTCGCACAGCAGGGCGCTGTACCAGCGGCTGCGCGGGGCCTACGCGGACGCCGAGCAGGCCATGGCGGCGGCCGTCGAACTGCCGCCGTCGCTCCAGCCCGGGCTCGTCGGCCGGGACCGCCCGCACGACGTGGTGCTCTCGCCCCGCGCCGCCGACGGCCGCTGGCAGCTGCGGGTGAACACCCTGCACCCGATCATCTTCGACCACCCGAACGACCATGCCCCCGGCATGCTGCTGCTGGAGGCGGCCCGCCAGGCGGCCCAGCACCACCTCGGTCCGGAGCCGGTCCTCGCCACGGGCCTGGACGCGGCCTTCCACCGGTACGCGGAGCTGGACGCCCCCGCTTGGGTCGCGGCCGAGACCGCCGCCGACGGCCGCGTCCGCGTGACCGTCGAGCAGCACGACGCGCTCGCCTTCGAGTGCGCGGTGACGACACACCCGGCCACGGCCTGA
- a CDS encoding SWIM zinc finger family protein, translating into MTPPGRPHPADAARRALREARERAHTEGERTAPGSVEAEDTVQEEHAGTASPDTGLESAAPSVPTDAPDGGDRVRGAEPDGAGARTGGAVGRRPGDVAREALRAARREAARAEAEAAEAAGSRRERRVTGPARSVASHTSSGSGREEGTARAKAVQDMRHYLATAFRMPSWTDTPDEAPEDIPPATTRPTEPAPEPTETGRTAERGRAVGAGRSAEAGRPVGTGFAAEGGRSADAGRSAEDGRPAETDRSAGTGLAAGAGRSADAGRSVGTGRPAEAGPSAGTGLAAGVGPSAEAGRSTESGRSTESGRSAESGRSAETDRPAEVGRPTETDRSTETGQMVGAVVRSQFGAGTMGTPHRDGELRRTFPAFPSREGGGAGEPFAGTWWGNAWVGALERGALDAKRLARGRGYADQGQVDAITVTPGLVLAYVRGSRPRPYRAQVRVRTLEDADWERFLDAAADRPGHIAALLDKELPESLADCGVPLLPGPGDLVPRCSCPDSGHPCKHAAALCYQTARLLDADPFVLLLLRGRGEKELLDALSRRSAARAARAASERQPRTLPGVRAADVLAPRQLPPLPPPLPVPPHAEQPPVYPSAPGGPDPFALDQLATDAAARAHALLATGNDPVGELSLWQDAVRLAAARPGSGLTAATRTLYASLAEATGRTPADLARAVAAWRQGGEAGLAVLEEPWDPPAGRFDRARPLLLAADLPAFRPWRNRLTHPRGHVQLRLGRDGLWYAYESEPGREDWWPRGTPDSDPVGALTGLALPDDF; encoded by the coding sequence ATGACGCCCCCCGGCCGCCCCCACCCCGCCGACGCGGCCCGCCGCGCCCTGCGGGAGGCCCGCGAACGGGCGCACACCGAAGGGGAGCGCACGGCGCCGGGTTCGGTGGAGGCGGAGGACACGGTGCAGGAGGAGCATGCGGGGACGGCTTCGCCGGACACCGGACTCGAGAGCGCCGCCCCCTCTGTGCCTACGGACGCACCGGACGGTGGCGACCGGGTACGGGGAGCCGAACCGGACGGTGCCGGTGCGCGTACCGGAGGTGCCGTCGGCCGGCGTCCCGGTGATGTCGCCCGGGAGGCGCTGCGGGCGGCGCGCCGGGAAGCGGCGCGCGCGGAGGCGGAGGCCGCGGAGGCCGCCGGGTCGCGGCGCGAGCGACGGGTGACCGGGCCGGCCCGGTCCGTCGCGTCGCACACCTCGTCCGGCTCCGGGCGTGAGGAGGGGACCGCCCGGGCCAAGGCCGTACAGGACATGCGGCATTACCTGGCGACCGCCTTCCGCATGCCTTCGTGGACCGACACCCCCGACGAAGCCCCGGAGGACATCCCTCCCGCCACCACCCGGCCCACAGAGCCGGCCCCGGAGCCAACGGAGACCGGCCGTACGGCGGAGAGGGGCCGTGCGGTGGGGGCGGGCCGTTCGGCCGAAGCTGGTCGTCCGGTGGGAACTGGCTTTGCGGCCGAAGGCGGCCGCTCGGCGGATGCTGGCCGATCGGCGGAAGACGGCCGTCCAGCGGAGACTGACCGTTCGGCGGGGACCGGCCTTGCGGCGGGAGCCGGCCGTTCGGCGGATGCTGGTCGCTCGGTGGGAACCGGCCGTCCGGCGGAAGCCGGCCCCTCGGCCGGAACTGGCCTTGCGGCAGGAGTCGGCCCTTCGGCGGAAGCTGGTCGCTCGACGGAATCCGGCCGCTCCACGGAATCCGGCCGCTCGGCGGAATCCGGCCGCTCGGCGGAGACGGACCGTCCTGCGGAGGTGGGCCGTCCCACGGAGACCGACCGTTCCACGGAGACCGGTCAGATGGTGGGCGCGGTGGTGCGGTCGCAGTTCGGGGCCGGGACCATGGGGACTCCCCACCGCGACGGTGAACTCCGCCGTACCTTCCCGGCGTTCCCCTCCCGGGAGGGTGGCGGCGCCGGGGAACCGTTCGCCGGGACCTGGTGGGGCAACGCCTGGGTCGGTGCGCTGGAGCGGGGCGCGCTGGACGCCAAGCGGCTGGCGCGCGGCCGGGGTTACGCCGACCAGGGCCAGGTGGACGCCATCACCGTCACACCGGGACTGGTGCTGGCGTACGTACGGGGCAGCCGGCCCCGGCCGTACCGGGCGCAGGTGCGGGTGCGGACCCTGGAGGACGCGGACTGGGAGCGGTTCCTGGACGCCGCCGCCGACCGGCCGGGGCACATCGCGGCGCTGCTCGACAAGGAGCTGCCCGAGTCGCTGGCCGACTGCGGTGTGCCGCTGCTGCCCGGCCCGGGCGACCTCGTTCCGCGCTGTAGCTGCCCCGATTCCGGTCACCCGTGCAAGCACGCCGCCGCCCTGTGCTACCAGACGGCCCGTCTGCTCGACGCCGATCCCTTCGTCCTCCTCCTGCTGCGCGGCCGCGGCGAGAAAGAGCTGCTCGACGCGCTGTCCCGGCGCAGTGCGGCCCGCGCGGCCCGCGCCGCGAGCGAACGGCAGCCGCGGACCCTGCCGGGCGTCCGGGCCGCCGATGTCCTGGCGCCCCGGCAGCTTCCTCCCCTTCCACCGCCGTTGCCGGTGCCGCCGCACGCCGAGCAGCCCCCTGTGTACCCCTCGGCGCCCGGCGGCCCGGACCCCTTCGCGCTGGACCAGCTGGCGACCGACGCCGCCGCTCGTGCCCACGCGCTGCTCGCCACCGGAAACGACCCGGTCGGTGAACTGTCCTTGTGGCAGGACGCGGTGCGCCTGGCCGCGGCACGTCCCGGTTCCGGGCTGACCGCGGCCACCCGCACGCTGTACGCCTCGCTCGCCGAGGCCACCGGCCGTACGCCGGCCGATCTCGCGCGGGCCGTCGCGGCCTGGCGGCAGGGCGGGGAGGCGGGGCTGGCCGTACTGGAGGAGCCGTGGGACCCGCCGGCCGGCCGTTTCGACCGGGCCCGCCCGCTGCTGCTCGCCGCCGACCTGCCGGCGTTCCGCCCCTGGCGCAACCGCCTCACCCATCCGCGCGGCCATGTCCAACTGCGGCTGGGCCGCGACGGACTGTGGTACGCCTACGAGTCGGAGCCCGGCCGGGAGGACTGGTGGCCCCGCGGCACCCCGGACTCCGACCCGGTAGGCGCCTTGACCGGCCTCGCCCTACCCGACGACTTCTGA
- a CDS encoding DEAD/DEAH box helicase, giving the protein MTSEAAAVAERTEGSRETRAGHPAWARLACVYLPAPLPRDGRLAFWDPAGDPLPQAPAGDPLPEAPAGTTEELTVVRRHGAGARRHRVPALTLPLARALPLLVRARRDPAAHPATACWGAAALHALRLVARGRLLPGLTPAGHDAWRAGPLDPDDLAHLRAIAAALPPEGHAVPLPGPGALRLPEPEALVRSFLDAVADTLPRTPAAPHASGRPFAARAPQSLPAAQEWAAEVAAGMDAGVRVSLRLDLSAYDVFDTGTSEGARAAGAAVVQVHSLADPTLVADAAALWAGEADPAFGPRARVDAALAVRRAARVWPPLDRLAEQDVPDVLALSEEELSDLLGVAASRLAAAGVAVHWPRDLARDLTATAVIRPAPGSATDGTGFFDSAELLGFRWQLALGGEPLSEAEMDALAEAHRPVVRLRDRWVLVDPALVRKARKRELGLLDPVDALSVALTGTAEVDGETVEAVPVGALAALRDRLTAGLRPATPPPGLDATLRDYQLRGLAWLDLMTSLGLGGCLADDMGLGKTVTLIALHLKRARTEPTLVVCPASLLGNWQREITRFAPGVPVRRFHGQDRTLDGVAGGFVLTTYGTMRSAAAHLAAQPWGMVVADEAQHVKNPYSATAKALRTIPAPARVALTGTPVENNLSELWALLDWTTPGLLGPLKSFRARHARAVESGEDTEAAERLSRLVRPFLLRRKKSDPGIVPELPPKTETDHPVPLTREQAALYEAVVRESMLAIETAEGMARRGLVLKLLGALKQICDHPALYLKERPDPERLAARSGKLALLDELLDTLLAEDDSALVFTQYVGMARLLTAHLSARAIPVDLLHGGTPVAERERMVDRFQSGETPVLVLSLKAAGTGLNLTRAGHVVHFDRWWNPAVEEQATDRAYRIGQTQPVQVHRLVTEGTVEDRIAEMLAAKRALADAVLGSGEAALTELTDRELSDLVSLRRTP; this is encoded by the coding sequence CGGGCCGGGCACCCGGCCTGGGCGCGCCTCGCGTGCGTCTATCTGCCCGCACCCCTGCCCCGCGACGGCCGCCTCGCCTTCTGGGACCCCGCGGGCGACCCGCTGCCCCAGGCCCCCGCGGGCGACCCGCTGCCCGAGGCCCCCGCGGGCACGACCGAGGAGCTGACGGTCGTCCGCCGGCACGGCGCCGGAGCGCGCCGCCACCGGGTGCCCGCGCTGACCCTGCCGCTCGCCCGGGCCCTGCCGCTGCTGGTCCGCGCCCGGCGCGACCCGGCCGCCCACCCGGCCACCGCCTGCTGGGGCGCCGCCGCCCTGCACGCGCTGCGGCTCGTCGCCCGCGGCCGGCTGCTGCCCGGCCTGACCCCGGCCGGCCACGACGCCTGGCGGGCCGGCCCGCTGGACCCCGACGACCTCGCCCACCTGCGGGCGATCGCCGCCGCCCTGCCCCCCGAGGGCCACGCCGTGCCCCTCCCCGGACCCGGCGCGCTGCGGCTGCCCGAGCCCGAGGCCCTGGTCCGCTCCTTCCTCGACGCGGTCGCCGACACCCTGCCGCGCACCCCCGCCGCCCCCCACGCCTCCGGCCGGCCCTTCGCCGCCCGGGCACCCCAGAGCCTGCCCGCCGCCCAGGAGTGGGCGGCCGAGGTCGCCGCCGGGATGGACGCGGGCGTCCGCGTCTCGCTGCGCCTGGACCTGTCGGCGTACGACGTCTTCGACACCGGCACGAGCGAGGGCGCCCGTGCCGCCGGCGCCGCCGTCGTGCAGGTCCACAGCCTCGCCGACCCCACGCTGGTGGCCGACGCGGCGGCCCTGTGGGCCGGGGAGGCCGACCCGGCGTTCGGGCCCCGCGCGCGCGTGGACGCCGCCCTCGCCGTCCGGCGCGCCGCCCGGGTGTGGCCGCCGCTGGACCGCCTCGCCGAGCAGGACGTGCCCGACGTCCTCGCCCTGTCCGAGGAGGAGCTGAGCGACCTGCTCGGCGTAGCGGCGAGCCGGCTGGCCGCCGCCGGGGTCGCCGTGCACTGGCCCCGGGACCTCGCCCGCGACCTGACCGCCACCGCCGTGATCCGCCCCGCCCCCGGCTCCGCCACCGACGGCACCGGCTTCTTCGACAGCGCCGAGCTGCTCGGCTTCCGCTGGCAGCTGGCGCTCGGCGGCGAACCCCTCAGCGAGGCCGAGATGGACGCCCTCGCCGAGGCCCACCGCCCGGTCGTACGGCTCCGGGACCGCTGGGTGCTGGTCGACCCCGCGCTGGTCCGCAAGGCCCGCAAACGGGAACTGGGCCTGCTCGACCCGGTCGACGCGCTGTCCGTCGCCCTCACCGGCACCGCCGAGGTGGACGGCGAGACCGTCGAGGCCGTCCCCGTCGGCGCGCTGGCCGCCCTGCGCGACCGGCTCACCGCCGGCCTGCGCCCCGCCACCCCACCCCCCGGCCTGGACGCCACCCTGCGCGACTACCAGCTGCGCGGGCTGGCCTGGCTCGACCTGATGACGTCCCTCGGCCTCGGCGGCTGCCTCGCCGACGACATGGGCCTCGGCAAGACCGTCACCCTCATCGCCCTGCACCTGAAACGGGCCCGCACCGAACCGACCCTCGTCGTCTGCCCCGCCTCCCTCCTCGGCAACTGGCAGCGGGAGATCACCCGGTTCGCGCCCGGCGTCCCGGTCCGCCGCTTCCACGGCCAGGACCGCACCCTGGACGGCGTCGCCGGCGGCTTCGTCCTCACCACCTACGGCACGATGCGCTCCGCCGCCGCCCACCTCGCCGCACAGCCCTGGGGCATGGTCGTCGCCGACGAGGCGCAGCACGTGAAGAACCCGTACTCGGCCACCGCCAAGGCGCTGCGCACCATCCCGGCCCCCGCGCGCGTGGCGCTCACCGGCACCCCGGTGGAGAACAACCTCTCCGAACTGTGGGCCCTGCTCGACTGGACCACCCCCGGACTGCTCGGCCCGCTGAAGTCCTTCCGCGCCCGGCACGCCCGCGCGGTGGAGAGCGGCGAGGACACGGAGGCGGCCGAGCGCCTGTCCCGGCTGGTCCGGCCCTTCCTCCTGCGCCGCAAGAAGTCGGACCCGGGCATCGTGCCGGAGCTGCCGCCCAAGACCGAGACGGACCACCCGGTGCCGCTCACCCGGGAACAGGCCGCGCTGTACGAGGCGGTGGTGCGCGAATCGATGCTGGCCATCGAGACCGCCGAGGGCATGGCACGGCGGGGCCTGGTGCTCAAGCTGCTGGGCGCGCTCAAGCAGATCTGCGACCACCCGGCGCTGTATCTGAAGGAGCGGCCGGACCCCGAGCGGCTGGCCGCCCGCTCCGGCAAGCTCGCCCTGCTCGACGAACTGCTGGACACCCTCCTCGCCGAGGACGACTCGGCACTCGTCTTCACCCAGTACGTCGGCATGGCCCGGCTGCTCACCGCCCATCTGTCCGCCCGCGCGATCCCCGTCGACCTGCTGCACGGCGGCACACCGGTCGCGGAGCGCGAGCGCATGGTCGACCGCTTCCAGAGCGGCGAGACCCCGGTCCTCGTGCTGTCCCTGAAGGCCGCCGGCACCGGCCTGAACCTCACCCGCGCGGGCCATGTCGTCCACTTCGACCGCTGGTGGAACCCGGCGGTCGAGGAACAGGCCACCGACCGCGCCTACCGCATCGGCCAGACCCAGCCCGTCCAGGTCCACCGCCTGGTCACCGAGGGCACGGTGGAGGACCGCATCGCCGAGATGCTCGCCGCCAAGCGTGCCCTGGCCGACGCCGTCCTCGGCTCCGGGGAGGCGGCCCTGACCGAGCTGACGGACCGCGAACTGTCCGACCTCGTCTCCTTGCGGAGGACGCCATGA